The stretch of DNA TTCCCCCGATTCCCCTATTGGAACCTTATCCTTTAGCTTGAGTTTTATATTTGGAGGTGGATATGAGGGAAAAAGAGATTAGGGAGGCACTCTCTGCCCTTGATGAGATAAAGAATTTGCTCAGGAAGGAAACGGAACTCGGCCTTCGCGGAGCGAAGGCCGAGTTCCTGATATGGGGTCTTTATCAACTCATAGCTTCGCTATTTGTTTATTTCACAAAGGATTTTAGGTATTTCTACTTTCTTCTTCCTTTTTTCTTTTTGCTTGACAGCTTCAAGTGGACAAGGTGGATTGCTCTTATCTACTGGTTGTTAGCCTTTGGAGTTTATACACTTCTCTTAACCTCTCGGTTTACTTATTATTCTTTTGGCTTAATTTTTCTCATCATGATAATGGGTTTGTTCTTTAACATGAAAAAAGCAACGAAAAATACGAGATTTGCCTTTATGCCAGCACTTTGGGGATATATCTTATTTTTCGGCGTTATTCTGACCTTTGCGAGCATTAAATCCAAAACCCCTGAGCTTTTATACCTTTTGTGGCCTGGAATAATAGCTTTTGCCATAGGCTTGTGGGGGCTCTTTTCGGAAAGATTCTTGTTCCTCTTTTCCTTACTTAGCAATCTCGCAGGGTTTATAGCCTTTATGTTTTTGAAAGCACATGCAATTGCGCTTACTCTCACGGTTTATGGCATTTTCTATATCGGTTTTTATGTTTATCTTAATTTAAAATTAAAGACAGGCTGATTATGAACCCGATCATCCACGAGCCAGTCCGCCTGAGGGTAATGGTAGCCCTTGCGAAGCATAGCAAACTCTCTTTTAAAGAGCTTCTTGAGATTGTCTCAACCACGGAAGGGAACCTTTCCAGGCACCTTACCAAACTGGAAGAGGCAGGCTATGTGGATATTAGGAAGTTTTTCGAGGGGAAAAAGCCCAGGACAGTTATAGAGATAACTGAATCGGGGAGGAAAGCGCTGGAAGATTACATTCAGGAACTGGAGAAAATTTTAAAGAGCATGCAGGAATAACCTGACTGTCTTCGGGCTGGACTTTAAGGCCTCTGAAAAGTGGGGTAATTTAGTCCAGCCCCACTTCCTAAGAGATGGGAAAACTCATAAACATTTCAACGAGATTATTTTTTTGAAGGAAACCGCGACCTTTCTTTTACGCCTTGAAATCTTTAAAATTTAAGTAGATGGACAAAAAGAACTTTGTAATTGGATTTATAGGCTTTTGCGTATTCTTTTCCCTTTCACTATTTTCCTTTAAAGAGGAAACAAAAACCCTCTATCTCTACTATTCGGCAGAATGTCCTCATTGTTTGAAGGTTGTAAATTTCACTTTAAAAACGGAGTTTAAAAGGCCTGTGGTTTTAAAAGAGGTCTTTTATAACGATTATAATTACGAGGAGTTTGTAAAAGTTGTAAAAAGAAGTGGTTTGGACACATTAAGGGTTCCTGCGATTTTTGACGCACGTAAGAATAAATTAGTTTTCGACGAGGAAAGGGTCATAAGATATTTGGAGAGGTATATCAAGAAATGAAACTTATAACTCTTCACTTTCTTTTTGCCTTCTGTCCCCTTTGTGTGGGGATAGCGGTTGGCGGTTCTGTTTTCTCAAGATTTCTTCCAGGAACCAAAATGTATCTCATTAATTCATTGTGGCTTGGTTTTCTCTTTTTTTCTTTAATCAAGTGGATTTATGAGAGGTGGTCAATAGTGGTGATTTCCGAAAGAGAAAATCGGAAGAGATTTGTTAAGGTTTTTCTTGGGTTTCTCATATTTTTTGCAATCTATTTAATTTTTTTGTCGGGAATTTATTTTCTCAACGGTAGAGAATTTAAAGCCAGCTATTCATATTCTTTCCATGCTGGTTTTTTTGCGAGTATGATGGCTTATGAGCTTTATCACTTTCTTTTTGAAAAGGGAATAAAAATTAAGTATGGAAGCACTTTAGTTCCTGGTATTTTGCTTACATTATTGAGTGTGCTTTATTATTTAATTTAGCATGGTTCTTTTCCTGGTTTTGTTTGTTTTAAACTCATATAACTTTGAGTTGTGGGGATATAGGTGGAAAACTTTTGAAAATTCTGATGCGAGAAGCAAAAATCGGTTTACCTCGCAGATGCTTGAGAAAAAGGGAGATATCCTGATATTTCGTGCATCGGTAGAGTCCACGGATACAGGTCTCGTTTATTTATCTTCCGGGATTATTTCGGAGAAACCTTTTTTTTATGGAACTTTTGTTTTTACCGTTGAAGGGGATTTGTCAGACTTAAAAGATGCATGTTTTGCTCCTTTTTTATACGATTTTCAGGCAGGGACCTTTGAAGTGGACATCGAGTTTTCTAAATGGGGAAATCCCTTTTATCCTTCAGGAAACTATGGAATAATCAGGCAGTTTGGCNNNNNNNNNNGCAACTGGCAAAAACCTGATAGCGTTAAAAGGGTTGTTGAAAGATTTCCAATTAAATTAAGGAAAAAGAGTATAACAAAACATTACATTTACTGGTCTCCTGATTCCCTCGTTTTTAAATCCTGCGAAGTTATGGTGGATAAGGAGAAACCGATAAAAAAATGGGTTGTAACTGACAAAATTTTTATACCAAACAGGCCCATATATGCAGAGATATACCTTTGGTGGCCAAAGAGACCAAAGAATTTAGTACAGCATGAGATTAAAGTCATTGATTTTAAGTATATTCCCTTAAAAGGGGCTTCAGACAAGGGTCTTTTTCCAGGTCCCTCTAAGATACCACAGGTAAGCCATTAAACAGGCAATTATGTTGCTCAAATTCATTCCTATCCAAACGCCACTGGTTCCATACAGTTTTCCCATATAATAAGCCATCGGAATTCTTAATATCCACAATCTTATTAGGCCAAGAGCCATTCCCTCTGTTGTTCTTCCTGAAACCATAGCAAGGCTGGAAAATACGCCGAAAATTCCAAAAAATGGCATCGCAACTATGAATTTTTCAATGTAGTTTTTACCTTCAAGGATGACTTGAGGGTCTTTTATGAAGACTGAGATTAATTCCACCCTTCCTAAATAAATAAAAATTGCAAAAAAACTTATCACACCTGCGTTAAGTAAGACTGCCTTTTTTATTGCATCCTTTACCCTGCTAAAATTTTTAATTCCCAGATTCTGGCCGAGAATGGAACCGAGGGCTTGATTGAGGGCATCTGATATGGTGAAGATGACTTGTATAACCCTATCTCCAATACTATAGGCGGCTACAGCAACTGAGCCAAATTTTGATATTATACTAACTAAAAACACGAATCCGAGGGAGTTTAGGGACTGCCCAATGCTTGCTGGTAAACCTTTTGTTATAATATTCATAGTGAGTTTTAGGTCCGGTTTTAGGTCACTTAAGTGTATTTTAAGCCCCATTTTTCCTGTCTGGATTAGTCTTAGGGCAAGAATGGATGAGAGAAAGTTTGATATTGCTGTAGCAAGAGCGGCTCCTAATACTCCCATTTTAGGGAAGAACCATAACCCGTAAATGAGTATGGGGTCAAGTATTACGTTAAGTATCATTCCAAAGATGTTGATGAAGGTGGGGGTTCGAGTATCTCCAAGAGCTCTTAGGGCAAAAGAGAAAGCAAAACCGAGAAAGGAGAAGGGAATGCTTGCGAACATTATCCTCAAGTAAATAGCGGTGTTATCAAAAGTGTCAGGTGGAATCTTCATTGCCTTCAGAATTGATGGAGTTAAGATAAAACCGGTGGTGCCAGCTAAAATTGAAAACATTAGAAAAAGGGTAAAGAGGTTTCCCATAGCTTTTTGGGCTTTGATGAATTCTCCACTGCCCTGATATTGTGAAATGAAAGCAAAGCCGGCGATTCCAAACCCCATTCCAAGACTCATAATCGTTCCGAAAACTGGCCAAGATAGCGTTGGAGATGAGACGGCGGTTCTCCCTAATTTTCCAAGCCAGAAAGTATCGGTCAGGTTATAAATTAAATGGACAAAATTTAAAATAACAAGAGGAAAGGAAAGTTTCCACATCAATTTCAGTGGGTCCTGCGTCAAAATATCTTCCCTGATTTTTTCAAATCTTGATGTCATGTGCTAAATTATAAAGTTAGCAATGCGAACAGATTAATGAGCGGTTGATGATTTAATTTTAGGTTAGTAATTTTGCGATCCGTGGATTAAAATTATTAGTAAGGTGGTTATTAAATGATTCTACTTCTCGGTGCTGGAAGGCAGGGTTATATTACCCTTGAAACTTTATTAGAACTTGGTTTTAAAGAAGTTCTTGTTGTGGAGAAAGATCTCACTAATGCTAAAAGAGCTAAAAAACTCGGAGTAGAGGTCGTAGAGGCGGGAGTGGGTGAGATCAACTTAGAAAGTTACCTTAATAGGGTTGTTCTGGTTGTCAATTGTCTTCCTGCAAGGTTTGGTTTTAAAGTTTTTGAACATGTAGTTAATAAAGGCGTTAATATTGTTGACATCACTTATATGGAAGAAAACCCCTTAACATTAGATAAAGTTGCTAAGAAGAATGGAGTTTCAGCCTTTGTGGATGCAGGTTTTGCACCGGGGATTTCCAACTTTCTTGTTGGGTATGGGCTGATGAGATGGGGGCCGGTAGAGAAAATAACTATTAAGGTTGGAGGCATTCCCGCACATCCACTTCCGCCTTTTAATTATAGAATTACCTGGTCTTTTGAGGATTTAATCGAGGAATATACAAGACCTGCGAGGATAAAGAGGCAAGGAAAAGTAGTAACTTTGCCTGCCCTGAGCGGATTGGAAACCGATATTTACAGCGGTATTGGCGCCTTGGAGGCTTTTTATACCGATGGACTCAGGACACTTTTGGAGACAATCGATGTAAAAGACATGGAAGAAAAGACCTTAAGATACCCTGGACACGCAGAAATTTTCAGAGTGTTAAGAGATATTGGCCTTTTTAACAAAAATGAGTCTATTTACGGACATTTCAAGGATTGGCTTTGTAGAAAGCTAACGGAAGGCGACGAGGAGGACGTTGCCATCCTGAGGGTTGAGTTTTATAAGGAGCACATAAAGAAGGGCTTTGAGATAATTCACTACTATAACAAGGGAAGAAAAAGAACCGCAATGAGCGAGCTTACTGGAATTCCTCCCGCTATAGTTGTAAAGATGTTTCTTAATAAATCTATTAACCTAAAGGGTGTTTTGCCTCTGGAAAGGCTGGGTATGGATGAAAAAATTGCTGAGGAATTTTTAAGGATGCTTTCTCAGTTTTGTATCAGTGTAAAGGAGTTTTAGATAGGTCATTCTTCCTGCTTTATGGAATCGGTAAGGGTGATGGAGTTTTGGTCAAAGCTTGAATCTGCATTGAACATGGAATCTTGTTGAGGGCTCTTTTTTATTTCCTCTGCTTCCCTTTCTACTTGTGAATATTCTTCAGAAATGATGCCTCTTTTCTTCATTATGTAAAGAATCTTCTCTGCCCTTTTCTGGATATACGGGGAAGGATTTGAGGGGGAGCACTTTAAGGGGCGTGGCAATACCGCTGCAAGAAGTGCCGATTCCCATGGGGTCAAATCATTAGCTGATTTTCCAAAATAGTAGTTTGCTGAAGCCTCAGCGCCGAAAATCCCTGGCCCCCATTCTGCAATATTGAGATAAAGTTCAAGGATTCTTTTCTTTGTTAGTATTTTTTCTATCCTGATAGTAAGAACCGCTTCTTGAAACTTTCTTATTAAGCTTTTTCTTGGTGATAAAAAAAGATTTTTCGCCAGCTGCTGGCTTATAGTGCTGCCTCCATACTTAAATTTCTTCTTTTTCAAATCCTTTTCCAGTGCCTTTTTAAGGCCCTCAAGGTCAAAACCTTCGTGCTGATAAAATTTGTCATCTTCTGCTATCAGAACAGCCTTAATTAGATACGGAGAAATCTTGCTTAAGGGCACGAATCGATAGCTTATTGTTAGTTTTTTGCCTTTTTTCTCCCATTGCCTTACTCTGTATCTCATCATGGCAGTTATTCGAGGATTTTGGGTTCTGTATTGCGAAACGTTAAAGGTAAATGGGTATACTACGATCACGAAGAATAAAATTCCAAGAAGAAGTAGAATAAAGATCCTTAAAGCTTTCATGTGGACAATAATTTTAAAGTTACTATACCATACAAAAGCTTTACTTTACAATTCGGCTCAATTTTGCTATAAAATTAGAAAAACACAGTAAGTTCGGAGAGAGATAAAATGAGACTGGACAAGTTTACAGAAGGTGCACAGGAAGCGTTGATGAGGGCTCAGGAAGCTCTCGTGAATTTTAAACATAATCAGCTTGATGTTGAACATATTTTTTACGGGCTTCTTGAAGAGGAAGGCGGGGTCGTCTGGGAAATTTTTGAGAAGTTGAATGTCCATCCAGTTCTGGTAAAAGAAAAACTAAAGGAAGCGCTCTTAAGGGTTCCTCAGATGGAGTGGAGTGGGTCTCGCCCTGTTCAGATTTACATTACTCCGAGGGCTCAAGAGGTTTTACAGCAGGCCTTCGAAGAAGCGGAAAAATTGAAGGATGAATATGTTGCTCAGGAACATTTACTTTTGGCTATTGAAAATTCTGGGGGTGGACCTTCCGCAAGAATTTTGAAGGAGTTCGGGATAGACAGGGAAAAGATCTACAAAGCACTTTACGAAATAAGAGGTGGTCAGCGGGTTACAGAACCTACAGCAGAAAGTAAGTATAATGCCCTTGCCAAATATACTGTTGATATAACAAAACTTGCAGAGCAGGGTAAACTTGACCCGGTAATTGGAAGAGATGCTGAAATAGAAAGGGTTATACAAATTATTTTGAGAAAGACCAAAAATAACCCTGTTCTCATTGGGGAACCAGGGGTTGGGAAAACTGCCATTGTTTACGGCCTTGCCCAGAGGATTGTCCAGAAAAAAGTTCCTGATTTCCTGAAAGATAAAAGGATCTTGATGTTGGATATGGGAGCACTTCTGGCGGGTTCAAAGTTTAGGGGAGAGTTTGAGGAGCGGCTCAAGGCAGTAATTGATGAAGTAAAAAGACAAAAAGATAAATACATTCTTTTCATAGATGAATTACATACGATAGTAGGTGCTGGTGCTGCAGAGGGTGCTATTGATGCAGCAAATCTTTTAAAGCCGGGCCTCGCTTCTGGTGAGCTCAGGGTCATTGGAGCTACTACCCTTGACGAATATCGCGAAAGAATCGAAAAAGATGGCGCACTTGAGAGGAGATTTCAGCAGGTTTTCGTTAAAGAGCCGAGTGTGGAGGAGACCATTGAAATATTGAAAGGATTGAGGGAGAGATTTGAAGAACACCACAAGGTCAAGATTTTAGATTCTGCTATTGTTGCTGCTGCTAAACTTGCCGATAGGTACATACAAGGCAGAAAGCTTCCGGATAAGGCCATAGATTTGTTAGACGAAGCCTGTTCCATGTTGCGAATAAAACTCTCCGAAATGCCCGAAGATCTAAAAAGTCTGGAAAGCAGGATCAGATCTTTAAAAGACCAGGCAAACTTGCTGAGTCAGTTTGGAAAAACGAGCGAAGTAGAAAGAATAACGGAAGAACTCGCTAAGCTGGAAAGCGATTATGATGAGCGCAAGAGAAAATGGCTTGAAGAAAGGGGTATTGATGATGCGGTTGATGACAATGACATTGCTATAGTGGTTTCCAAATGGACCGGTATACCAGCCGTTAGGTTATTGGAAGATGAAGCGAAAAGGCTTCTTTACCTTGAAGAGGAACTTAAAAAGAAGGTTAAAGGCCAGGATTATGCGATTAAGGTTGTGGCTCAGGCAATCAGGCGTTCCAGAGCAGGTTTAGGTCCTAAAAACAGGCCGATTGGAGTTTTTATGTTCCTTGGCCCTACGGGGGTGGGTAAGACCCACCTGGCGAGACAGCTTGCCTGGCTCCTTTTTAACGATGAGGACGCACTTTTAAGAATTGATATGTCCGAATATATGGAAAAGCACGCTGCTTCAAGGTTAATTGGAGCTCCTCCCGGGTATATAGGATTTGAGAAGGGTGGTCAATTAACAGAGGCAGTGAGAAGACGTCCTTACCAGGTTATACTGTTTGATGAAATTGAAAAAGCACACCCTGATGTGTTTAATATTATGCTTCAGATTTTTGATGCGGGAAGGTTGACAGATTCACAGGGCCACGTGGTTGATTTCAAAAATACGATAATAATTATGACTTCCAACATTCAATACCAGTTTAGAGATGCGCCTCAAATTGGTTTCATTAAAAGCGATGAAGAAATCAAGCATTATCACCAGAATCAGGTAAACAAAATTATGCCTGAACTATTGAAGTACTTCAAGATCGAGTTTTTAAACAGAATTGATGAGTTTGTATTCTTTAATCCTCTTGGTCCGGATGAAGTAAGAGAGATTGTTGAACTTCAGCTTTCTGAGGTTAAAGAAAGTCTTGCGGAAAATAACATTGAAATTGAGTGGACGAAAAGCCTTGTGGACTTCCTGGCTGAAACGGGTTATAATCCAGAACTTGGAGCAAGGCCTTTAAGAAGGACAATTCAGATGTATGTAGAGACTCCTATGGCTGACAGGATACTTGCTGGTGAGATAAAGCCTGGTGATAAAGTGCTCATTGACTTTGACAATGAAGTTAAGTTTGTTAAGAAATAGTTTCCTTTTTTGAAAGTTTTACAATCAGGACTATTGCTGTTAAGATTAGGAGGCAAAAAGTCTATGGACTGTTTTTGTTTGTGCTTAATGTTTTTGAGGCCTCACTGTAACCCTTTTAGTATTACTTTTGTTAAGCATTATACTTAGCACACAGTAAACATTTAGTTGTTTGTATGTGGAGGGGATATGAGAGTACCGTTTAAGGTTTTATTGTTTTTGCTTCTTTTCTCGGTGCTTCATTTTGGCTACGATATTACACATCTTCCTTTTCTAAAACCCTTCTGTGGGGTAAATGAATCTGTTTTCCAGCACTTGAAAATGGTGTTCTGGGCTTATTTACTCTCTAATATCGTTGAATATCTACTTGTTAAAAAGAGGTTGAGTGAAGGAAAAGACTCTTTTTGGTATTCGAGGCTTTTCATCACGGTTCAGTTACCTTGGTTTATTGTACTTGTTTGGTATCTTCTACCTTCCATATTAGGAAGGATGACAAACACATTAGTTGAGGTAGGCTGGGCAGTTGCATCGTCCTATGTATCTGCCCTTTTTGGAGTAGTGATAGAAAGAAATATAGAAAAAGTCAAGTTTAACTTAGCCTTTAAGGTTGTAACGGGTGTTTTGTTTATTGTTTCGGCCTTCTTTTACATCTGGTGCACTTACCATCTTCCATACATTGACCTATTTATCGATCCTGAACTACTTCCAAAATGATGAACTTTTTATTTTAAAGAATTTTTCTTGCTTTTAATGTCTGTCCACCGGGTACTTCCAGTCCTTATCTAAGCACATTCGAGAAAGTCGTGTAATTATTGGTATTTTTCGCTTATGCTCAGAAGCAACAACCCTCCGATAGACATCGTTTACCGCTTCTTCGGAAATATTCAGAATTTTGCTGGTTTCTCTCACGGAGAGCTCAAGCTCTACGAGGCAGTATAGAACCCTATCAATTTCGAAATAAGTGTGACCCAGCTCTTCTTCGTCTGTCTGTCCAACCCAGAGGCCCGCGGACGGTTTTTTTCTCACAATTTCCGTTGGTATACCTACGTAATCCGCCAGTTGCCATACCTGGGTTTTGTAAAGATCGCCAATAGGGTAAAAATCTACAGCGATGTCTCCGTATTTTGTTCCATAACCCAAGAGTAACTCTGTTTTATTAGATGTACCTATTACTAAACCATTTAGCGCGTTGGCATAGAGGTAGTTTAAAACCATTCTCACTCTTGGCTTAACGTTGGCTATTGCCAGCCTCTCGTTTTTACTTTTGAAATCAATCTCGTCGAAGCGTTTTTTGAACCAATCTACAGCACCATTTATGTTTATTATCCTATAATTTATATCGAATTTTTTAACAAGTTCTAATGCGTGTTCGATATCTTCGCGTGGTGAGATGTTTTCTTCGGGCATAATGAGACAAAGGAGTTTGTCTCCAATGGCTTCCTTACTTAAAACAGCCACGAGCGAGGAGTCAACGCCACCCGAGAGAGCTACTATGCCAATGGATGCCTTTACACTTTCCAATCTGCTCTTTATGGAATTTACAATTATCTCTTTAAAAAGTTTTAACTCCTCTTCTTTCAAGTAAATCTCAATATTCAAATCCATTTGGACATCTCCTCATAAGCTTTCAGGACTTCCTCAAGGATTTCTCTCCTCACCTCCCTTACCCTAATATCTCTTCTTCTAAGCCTCTTTGCCTCTTCCAGGTCAATTTGTACGATGTCAAAGTCATCTTCAAGAAGTTTGAGTCTTTTTACAAGTTTTCCAGAGGCTGAATAATAAGCGCTACCCCCCCAGTAGGTTACTCCATTTTGAATGCCGCTCATGTTTACGAAAACCACCGGGATAATGTTGTCCAGCACTCTAACTTTTAGAAAGTTGTCCCATATTTCGATTTTTCCTCGGTCAAAGGGTGATGCGGAAAGGACAAAAATAACTTCTGCTCCTCTGAAAGTTAACGCTCTGGAAGCCTCAGGAAACCAGACATCTTCACATATGAGGATTCCTATTTTCCCA from bacterium encodes:
- a CDS encoding NAD+ synthase, producing MDLNIEIYLKEEELKLFKEIIVNSIKSRLESVKASIGIVALSGGVDSSLVAVLSKEAIGDKLLCLIMPEENISPREDIEHALELVKKFDINYRIININGAVDWFKKRFDEIDFKSKNERLAIANVKPRVRMVLNYLYANALNGLVIGTSNKTELLLGYGTKYGDIAVDFYPIGDLYKTQVWQLADYVGIPTEIVRKKPSAGLWVGQTDEEELGHTYFEIDRVLYCLVELELSVRETSKILNISEEAVNDVYRRVVASEHKRKIPIITRLSRMCLDKDWKYPVDRH
- a CDS encoding transcriptional regulator, encoding MNPIIHEPVRLRVMVALAKHSKLSFKELLEIVSTTEGNLSRHLTKLEEAGYVDIRKFFEGKKPRTVIEITESGRKALEDYIQELEKILKSMQE
- a CDS encoding saccharopine dehydrogenase C-terminal domain-containing protein gives rise to the protein MILLLGAGRQGYITLETLLELGFKEVLVVEKDLTNAKRAKKLGVEVVEAGVGEINLESYLNRVVLVVNCLPARFGFKVFEHVVNKGVNIVDITYMEENPLTLDKVAKKNGVSAFVDAGFAPGISNFLVGYGLMRWGPVEKITIKVGGIPAHPLPPFNYRITWSFEDLIEEYTRPARIKRQGKVVTLPALSGLETDIYSGIGALEAFYTDGLRTLLETIDVKDMEEKTLRYPGHAEIFRVLRDIGLFNKNESIYGHFKDWLCRKLTEGDEEDVAILRVEFYKEHIKKGFEIIHYYNKGRKRTAMSELTGIPPAIVVKMFLNKSINLKGVLPLERLGMDEKIAEEFLRMLSQFCISVKEF
- a CDS encoding nitrilase-related carbon-nitrogen hydrolase, translated to MDKLLKAGIAQISSRLGDIEFNKKQIINGLNLGKEKGADIVVFPELSLIGFGSGDIYLDKVEENLEALKAIVEEAGKLNIWAIVGYVEKDERGFFYNTAALLGEGEIKGKFAKTQLTNYRLFDEKRYFKPGSNLPVFNTPFGKIGILICEDVWFPEASRALTFRGAEVIFVLSASPFDRGKIEIWDNFLKVRVLDNIIPVVFVNMSGIQNGVTYWGGSAYYSASGKLVKRLKLLEDDFDIVQIDLEEAKRLRRRDIRVREVRREILEEVLKAYEEMSKWI
- the mtgA gene encoding monofunctional biosynthetic peptidoglycan transglycosylase gives rise to the protein MKALRIFILLLLGILFFVIVVYPFTFNVSQYRTQNPRITAMMRYRVRQWEKKGKKLTISYRFVPLSKISPYLIKAVLIAEDDKFYQHEGFDLEGLKKALEKDLKKKKFKYGGSTISQQLAKNLFLSPRKSLIRKFQEAVLTIRIEKILTKKRILELYLNIAEWGPGIFGAEASANYYFGKSANDLTPWESALLAAVLPRPLKCSPSNPSPYIQKRAEKILYIMKKRGIISEEYSQVEREAEEIKKSPQQDSMFNADSSFDQNSITLTDSIKQEE
- a CDS encoding AAA family ATPase → MRLDKFTEGAQEALMRAQEALVNFKHNQLDVEHIFYGLLEEEGGVVWEIFEKLNVHPVLVKEKLKEALLRVPQMEWSGSRPVQIYITPRAQEVLQQAFEEAEKLKDEYVAQEHLLLAIENSGGGPSARILKEFGIDREKIYKALYEIRGGQRVTEPTAESKYNALAKYTVDITKLAEQGKLDPVIGRDAEIERVIQIILRKTKNNPVLIGEPGVGKTAIVYGLAQRIVQKKVPDFLKDKRILMLDMGALLAGSKFRGEFEERLKAVIDEVKRQKDKYILFIDELHTIVGAGAAEGAIDAANLLKPGLASGELRVIGATTLDEYRERIEKDGALERRFQQVFVKEPSVEETIEILKGLRERFEEHHKVKILDSAIVAAAKLADRYIQGRKLPDKAIDLLDEACSMLRIKLSEMPEDLKSLESRIRSLKDQANLLSQFGKTSEVERITEELAKLESDYDERKRKWLEERGIDDAVDDNDIAIVVSKWTGIPAVRLLEDEAKRLLYLEEELKKKVKGQDYAIKVVAQAIRRSRAGLGPKNRPIGVFMFLGPTGVGKTHLARQLAWLLFNDEDALLRIDMSEYMEKHAASRLIGAPPGYIGFEKGGQLTEAVRRRPYQVILFDEIEKAHPDVFNIMLQIFDAGRLTDSQGHVVDFKNTIIIMTSNIQYQFRDAPQIGFIKSDEEIKHYHQNQVNKIMPELLKYFKIEFLNRIDEFVFFNPLGPDEVREIVELQLSEVKESLAENNIEIEWTKSLVDFLAETGYNPELGARPLRRTIQMYVETPMADRILAGEIKPGDKVLIDFDNEVKFVKK
- a CDS encoding MATE family efflux transporter, yielding MTSRFEKIREDILTQDPLKLMWKLSFPLVILNFVHLIYNLTDTFWLGKLGRTAVSSPTLSWPVFGTIMSLGMGFGIAGFAFISQYQGSGEFIKAQKAMGNLFTLFLMFSILAGTTGFILTPSILKAMKIPPDTFDNTAIYLRIMFASIPFSFLGFAFSFALRALGDTRTPTFINIFGMILNVILDPILIYGLWFFPKMGVLGAALATAISNFLSSILALRLIQTGKMGLKIHLSDLKPDLKLTMNIITKGLPASIGQSLNSLGFVFLVSIISKFGSVAVAAYSIGDRVIQVIFTISDALNQALGSILGQNLGIKNFSRVKDAIKKAVLLNAGVISFFAIFIYLGRVELISVFIKDPQVILEGKNYIEKFIVAMPFFGIFGVFSSLAMVSGRTTEGMALGLIRLWILRIPMAYYMGKLYGTSGVWIGMNLSNIIACLMAYLWYLRGTWKKTLV
- a CDS encoding DUF6512 family protein, yielding MRVPFKVLLFLLLFSVLHFGYDITHLPFLKPFCGVNESVFQHLKMVFWAYLLSNIVEYLLVKKRLSEGKDSFWYSRLFITVQLPWFIVLVWYLLPSILGRMTNTLVEVGWAVASSYVSALFGVVIERNIEKVKFNLAFKVVTGVLFIVSAFFYIWCTYHLPYIDLFIDPELLPK